A genome region from Scyliorhinus canicula chromosome 16, sScyCan1.1, whole genome shotgun sequence includes the following:
- the LOC119979365 gene encoding uncharacterized protein K02A2.6-like: WGAWVIVPAQGRQAILTELHHGHPGVSKMKMLARSYVWWPGLDTDIAALIRWCQECQQGQRVPPAAPLHPWEWPGRPWTCLHIDHAGPFMGSMFLVIVGAHSKWLDVRRVNTASTALTIEKLRASFATHGLPEVLLSDNGTAFTSGEFEKFLKENRVRHIKMAPYHPATNGLAETAVQTLKSGHKKQPAASMDTKLSRWLFDYRTTPHSTTGIPPAELLMGRRLRTRLSLLFP; the protein is encoded by the coding sequence tggggagcctgggtaatagtcccagctcagggccgtcaggcaatcttaaccgagttacatcacggacacccaggggtgtctaaaatgaagatgctagctcgaagctacgtttggtggccaggtttggacacagacatagcagccttgatacgttggtgccaggagtgccaacaggggcaaagagtgccaccagcggcgccattgcacccgtgggaatggccaggcagaccgtggacctgcctgcatattgatcacgccggccctttcatgggctcaatgtttttggtgatagtgggcgcccactccaaatggttggacgtccgccgggtaaacacggcaagcacagcattgacaattgaaaagctcagggcctcgtttgcaacacatggacttccggaggtattgctgtcggacaacggaaccgcattcacaagtggggaattcgaaaaattcctgaaggaaaacagagtccgtcacatcaaaatggccccttaccatccagcgaccaacggcctggcagagacagCAGTCCAGACACTTAAATCGGGAcacaagaagcagccggcagcgtcaatggacacaaagctctcccgctggctgtttgattacaggaccacaccgcattccacaacgggcataccgccagctgaactcttaatgggaaggaggctgcgaacgaggctgagtctccttttccca